The following proteins come from a genomic window of Triticum aestivum cultivar Chinese Spring chromosome 6A, IWGSC CS RefSeq v2.1, whole genome shotgun sequence:
- the LOC123132612 gene encoding uncharacterized protein: MHKRSKSCEPSRNEQRGGVHGPTASDDSITGKVASSSSATVQCSTMTVYLVRINGTEHLVTAVWNKNIINQSFTITIDRHGDGTGSGSGDDGTLSLKVELKPWPFWSKKGLKSFFLDGHRLDVFWDLRSAKFPASSPEPASGYFVALVSQEQVVLTLGDLKKDAYKRSKCRPSLEDAVPLCRRETVFGRRSFVARAWLDASRKDRDIVIEVSLAGPREPEMAITVDGRALVQVKNLQWKFRGNETVLVDQSPVQVLWDVHDWIFAGPGSQAVFAFKPGAPPEVDSDEAGLESGSGIPGDPADYSFFLHAWKTD, from the coding sequence ATGCACAAGCGTTCCAAATCCTGCGAGCCGTCCAGGAACGAGCAGCGCGGCGGCGTCCATGGGCCCACGGCCTCCGACGACTCGATCACGGGCaaggtggcgtcgtcctcctcggCGACGGTGCAGTGCTCCACGATGACGGTGTACCTTGTCAGGATCAACGGCACCGAGCACCTCGTCACCGCCGTCTGGAACAAGAACATCATCAACCAGTCCTTCACCATCACCATCGATCGCCACGGCGACGGcaccggcagcggcagcggcgacgaCGGGACGCTCAGCCTCAAGGTGGAGCTGAAGCCGTGGCCGTTCTGGAGCAAGAAGGGCCTCAAGAGCTTCTTCCTCGACGGCCACCGCCTGGACGTCTTCTGGGACCTCCGGTCGGCCAAGTTCCCGGCGAGCAGCCCGGAGCCGGCCAGCGGGTACTTCGTCGCGCTGGTGAGCCAGGAGCAGGTCGTGCTCACGCTCGGCGACCTCAAGAAGGACGCCTACAAGCGGAGCAAGTGCCGGCCGTCGCTGGAGGACGCCGTGCCGTTGTGCCGCCGGGAGACCGTCTTCGGCAGGCGCAGCTTCGTGGCGCGGGCGTGGCTCGACGCCAGCAGGAAGGATCGCGACATTGTCATCGAGGTCTCGCTAGCCGGGCCAAGGGAACCGGAAATGGCGATCACGGTGGACGGCCGCGCCCTGGTGCAGGTCAAGAACCTTCAGTGGAAGTTCCGGGGCAACGAGACGGTGCTCGTCGACCAGTCGCCGGTGCAGGTGCTCTGGGATGTGCACGACTGGATCTTCGCCGGCCCGGGCTCGCAGGCAGTCTTCGCCTTCAAGCCAGGTGCTCCGCCGGAGGTCGACAGCGACGAGGCCGGGTTGGAGAGCGGGAGTGGCATTCCGGGCGACCCGGCGGATtacagcttctttcttcatgcaTGGAAGACGGACTGA
- the LOC123132613 gene encoding 50S ribosomal protein L7/L12 — protein MSLSSIARRLCCSRQSSTSRLSVVLARLHSTEAAKDTGAKRYKYPEVYDPYGPMPPASEKVVGLADRIAALPPEEIKQIAPALLLRLNQPAPQAISGQGFSMGSQGGAGAGAAKSEEKKAEKLVFDVKLEKFDAAAKIKIIKEIRTFTDLGLKDAKELVEKAPVILKQSLTKEEAEAIIAKIKAAGGVAVME, from the coding sequence ATGAGTTTGTCTTCCATAGCAAGACGACTATGTTGTTCAAGACAGTCATCCACAAGTCGACTTTCAGTAGTTTTGGCTCGTCTGCACAGCACCGAGGCCGCAAAAGACACTGGTGCTAAGAGGTACAAGTATCCTGAAGTCTATGACCCATATGGGCCTATGCCACCAGCATCAGAGAAAGTTGTGGGTCTAGCGGACCGCATTGCCGCTCTTCCTCCTGAGGAGATCAAGCAGATAGCTCCAGCTCTCCTTCTCAGGCTGAACCAGCCAGCACCACAGGCAATTTCTGGCCAGGGTTTTAGTATGGGTTCTCAAGGTGGTGCAGGTGCTGGCGCCGCGAAGTCTGAagagaaaaaggctgagaagttaGTATTCGATGTCAAGTTGGAGAAATTTGACGCTGCTGCAAAGATTAAGATTATCAAGGAGATCAGAACGTTTACTGATTTGGGGCTGAAGGATGCAAAGGAGCTGGTGGAGAAGGCCCCTGTCATTCTAAAGCAGTCACTCACGAAGGAGGAAGCGGAAGCGATCATCGCAAAGATCAAGGCAGCTGGTGGTGTTGCTGTGATGGAGTGA